In Streptomyces sp. P3, one DNA window encodes the following:
- a CDS encoding ubiquitin-like protein Pup produces the protein MATKDTGGGQQKATRSTEEVEEQAVETQGSEDLKERQEKLSDDVDSVLDEIDDVLEENAEDFVRSFVQKGGE, from the coding sequence ATGGCGACCAAGGACACCGGCGGCGGCCAGCAGAAGGCGACGCGCTCCACGGAGGAGGTCGAGGAGCAGGCGGTCGAGACGCAGGGCTCGGAAGACCTCAAGGAGCGCCAGGAGAAGCTGAGCGACGACGTCGACTCGGTTCTTGACGAGATTGACGATGTACTCGAGGAAAATGCCGAGGATTTCGTTCGAAGTTTCGTTCAGAAGGGTGGCGAGTAG
- a CDS encoding endonuclease VII domain-containing protein, whose amino-acid sequence MASEEGVKRCSRCKELRSRAAFASNKAARDGLQAYCRECWAVYYQARQVARGKSVRPRVYAPAGHKFCRTCEEVKPHSEWHRNATASDGLATCCKACKAVKGRRGHLKRQYGLTEAERDAMVASQKGLCVICLKAPAVHVDHCHETGRVRGVLCFNCNSAIGKLGDDPDAVRRAAAYLEGTSWKPTLVAPGVYQLPS is encoded by the coding sequence TTGGCAAGCGAAGAGGGTGTGAAGCGCTGCTCGCGGTGCAAAGAGCTCAGGTCGCGGGCAGCCTTCGCCAGTAACAAAGCAGCCCGGGACGGGTTGCAGGCCTATTGCCGTGAGTGCTGGGCGGTCTACTACCAGGCCCGGCAGGTGGCCAGGGGAAAGAGCGTGCGGCCGCGGGTGTATGCACCCGCGGGGCACAAGTTCTGCCGCACCTGTGAGGAGGTCAAGCCGCACAGTGAGTGGCATCGCAACGCCACGGCGTCCGACGGCCTTGCGACTTGCTGCAAGGCCTGCAAAGCCGTCAAGGGGCGCCGTGGGCATCTGAAGCGCCAGTACGGCCTGACGGAAGCCGAGCGCGACGCCATGGTCGCCTCCCAAAAAGGGCTGTGCGTGATCTGCCTGAAAGCCCCGGCCGTCCATGTGGATCATTGCCACGAGACGGGTAGGGTCCGAGGCGTACTGTGCTTCAACTGCAATTCGGCCATCGGCAAGTTGGGAGACGACCCCGACGCTGTTCGTCGGGCAGCCGCCTACCTGGAGGGAACTTCGTGGAAGCCAACACTCGTAGCACCGGGCGTCTACCAGCTGCCTTCCTGA
- the prcB gene encoding proteasome subunit beta, with translation MEANTRSTGRLPAAFLTPGSSSFMDFLSEHQPEMLPGKRQLPPTQGVIEAPHGTTIVAVTFPGGVVLAGDRRATMGNIIAQRDIEKVFPADEYSAVGIAGTAGLAVEMVKLFQLELEHFEKVEGAQLSLEGKANRLSTMIRSNLGMAMQGLAVVPLFAGFDVDRDRGRIFSYDVTGGRSEEHHFAATGSGSIFARGAMKKLYRDDLTEEQATTLVVQALYDAADDDSATGGPDVARRIYPIVTVITEDGFRRLTDEESSGIARSILERRLEQPDGPRAALL, from the coding sequence GTGGAAGCCAACACTCGTAGCACCGGGCGTCTACCAGCTGCCTTCCTGACGCCTGGGTCCTCGTCCTTCATGGACTTCCTGTCCGAGCACCAGCCGGAGATGCTGCCCGGCAAGCGGCAGCTGCCTCCGACGCAGGGTGTGATCGAGGCGCCGCACGGGACGACGATCGTGGCCGTCACGTTCCCCGGCGGGGTCGTGCTCGCCGGTGACCGCCGGGCCACGATGGGCAACATCATCGCGCAGCGGGACATCGAGAAGGTGTTCCCGGCGGACGAGTACTCGGCCGTCGGCATCGCCGGCACCGCGGGCCTGGCCGTCGAGATGGTGAAGCTGTTCCAGCTGGAGCTGGAGCACTTCGAGAAGGTCGAGGGTGCGCAGCTCTCGCTGGAGGGCAAGGCCAACCGGCTGTCGACGATGATCCGGTCGAATCTGGGCATGGCGATGCAGGGGCTGGCGGTGGTGCCGTTGTTCGCGGGGTTCGACGTGGACCGGGACCGGGGCCGGATCTTCTCGTACGACGTGACGGGCGGCCGTTCGGAGGAGCATCACTTCGCGGCGACGGGTTCGGGTTCGATCTTCGCGCGCGGGGCGATGAAGAAGCTGTACCGGGACGACCTGACGGAGGAGCAGGCCACGACGCTCGTGGTGCAGGCTCTGTACGACGCGGCTGACGACGATTCGGCGACGGGTGGTCCCGACGTCGCGCGCCGGATCTACCCGATCGTCACGGTGATCACCGAGGACGGGTTCCGCAGGCTCACTGACGAGGAGTCGTCGGGTATCGCCCGTTCGATCCTCGAGCGTCGTCTGGAGCAGCCGGACGGCCCGCGTGCGGCGTTGCTGTAG
- the prcA gene encoding proteasome subunit alpha, whose product MSTPFYVSPQQAMADRAEYARKGIARGRSLVVLQYADGIVFVGENPSRALHKFSEIYDRIGFAAAGKYNEYENLRIGGVRYADLRGYTYDRDDVTARGLANVYAQTLGTIFSSAGEKPYEVELVVAEVGDTPDGDQIYRLPHDGSIVDEHGSVAVGGNAEQISSYLDQRHQDGMSLAEALKLAVQALSRDTNGTQREIPAERLEVAVLDRTRPQQRKFKRIVGRQLARLLEAGGASTEAESSDDSEDVGKE is encoded by the coding sequence GTGTCGACTCCGTTCTATGTCTCACCCCAGCAGGCGATGGCGGACCGCGCGGAGTATGCGCGCAAGGGCATCGCTCGTGGTCGCAGCCTGGTCGTGCTGCAGTATGCCGACGGCATCGTGTTCGTCGGTGAGAATCCGTCGCGTGCGTTGCACAAGTTCAGTGAGATCTATGACCGGATCGGCTTTGCGGCCGCCGGTAAGTACAACGAGTACGAGAATCTGCGGATCGGTGGTGTGCGGTATGCCGATCTGCGGGGTTACACCTATGACCGTGACGATGTGACGGCGCGTGGTCTGGCGAACGTGTACGCCCAGACGCTGGGCACGATCTTCTCCTCGGCCGGTGAGAAGCCGTACGAGGTGGAGTTGGTGGTGGCCGAGGTGGGTGACACGCCGGACGGTGACCAGATCTACCGGTTGCCGCACGACGGGTCGATCGTGGACGAGCACGGTTCGGTCGCGGTGGGTGGCAACGCGGAGCAGATCAGCAGCTATCTGGATCAGCGTCATCAGGACGGTATGAGTCTGGCGGAGGCTCTGAAGCTGGCTGTTCAGGCGTTGTCGCGTGACACGAACGGGACGCAGCGGGAGATTCCGGCGGAGCGGCTGGAGGTCGCGGTGCTGGACCGTACGAGGCCGCAGCAGCGTAAGTTCAAGCGGATCGTGGGTCGTCAGCTCGCGCGGTTGCTGGAGGCGGGCGGCGCTTCCACGGAGGCGGAGAGTTCGGACGATTCCGAGGACGTGGGGAAGGAGTAG